One genomic window of Ziziphus jujuba cultivar Dongzao chromosome 4, ASM3175591v1 includes the following:
- the LOC107416273 gene encoding uncharacterized protein LOC107416273 — translation MEESSNGKLEETQKVDLQEEEGKKASVEDVGDSNPVGESGGVIDIVDISEFQNKRDVKIEDFSESVDETLGAKDSSSSTSSSDEEKETAVESTQMLDSEQLEEAKKILESIEPPADSETIERNEKSFPSLDEPSGESSPFVSDLPSKEIDGKTLQNSEKSNGFPAVVTDLASHSSFENENESKSVVETSVVAMGIEETGLTSPDEKKVDDTVVTESTAREENSGQSSAQVVECKPSSDNGGEVCDKPETSESTVNPTFVPVSRRSLEPTSWRGCCGLFEVLRRSNR, via the exons ATGGAGGAATCTTCAAATGGTAAATTGGAAGAGACCCAGAAAGTTGATCTGCAGGAAGAAGAAGGTAAGAAGGCGTCTGTTGAGGATGTTGGAGATTCCAATCCAGTAGGTGAATCTGGCGGTGTTATAGATATTGTTGATATTTCTGAGTTTCAAAACAAAAGGGATGTGAAGATTGAAGATTTTTCTGAGTCTGTAGATGAAACCCTTGGAGCGAAGGATTCCAGTTCCAGCACCAGCAGTTCAGATGAAGAGAAAGAGACAGCTGTGGAAAGCACTCAAATGTTGGATTCAGAGCAACTGGAGGAGGCAAAAAAGATTCTTGAGTCAATTGAGCCTCCAGCTGATTCAGAAACAATTGAAAGGAATGAAAAATCTTTCCCATCTTTGGATGAGCCTTCTGGTGAATCTTCTCCTTTTGTATCAGATTTACCATCAAAGGAAATAGATGGGAAAACATTGCAAAATTCTGAGAAGAGTAATGGGTTTCCTGCAGTTGTGACAGATTTGGCATCACATTCTTCATTTGAGAACGAAAACGAGTCTAAATCTGTTGTTGAAACTAGTGTGGTAGCTATGGGAATTGAAGAAACAGGATTGACTTCTCCAGATGAGAAAAAAGTTGATGATACAGTTGTGACAGAATCAACAGCTAGAGAAGAGAATAGTGGGCAGTCCTCTGCTCAGGTAGTAGAATGTAAGCCTTCCAGTGACAATGGTGGTGAAGTGTGTGACAAACCCGAGACCTCTGAAAGCACAGTGAACCCT ACTTTTGTACCTGTGAGTAGACGCTCCCTGGAACCAACTTCATGGAGGGGCTGCTGTGGACTTTTTGAAGTTCTGCGTCGATCTAATAGATAA
- the LOC107416271 gene encoding uncharacterized protein LOC107416271, translating to MEEEQQEQSKPKSELCLLPNPSNEPNAKPKSEKRIPKRFIKNQVPDSILQDPALNAAISLLPPNYNFEIHKCVWRVRSTKASRVALQLPEGLLMYSLVLSDIISTFGGAEHCFVLGDVTYGACCVDDLAASALQADLLIHYGHSCLVPVQFTTIPCLYVFVDISIDVDRLVRTVELSFDSVSNIVLAGTIQFASAIRAAKPELENRGFRVLIPQSKPLSAGEVLGCTAPKVNPSTFGDGYEGIGSETVVVFVADGRFHLEAFMIANPRIKAFRYDPYIGKLFLEEYDHKGMRESRKNAILKAKEANNWGVILGTLGRQGNPRILERLEKKMVEKGLSYTVILMSEISPARIALFEDSVDAWIQIACPRLSIDWGEAFRKPLLTSFEAEIALGDLPGWWEKNKKKNSSCCTQNDSSCCGCNGGKPKEDVVGDYPMDYYAQDGGEWNSTYINKPLRHPRRD from the coding sequence ATGGAAGAGGAACAGCAAGAACAGAGCAAGCCAAAATCCGAGCTTTGTCTTCTTCCCAACCCTTCCAACGAACCCAACGCAAAACCCAAATCCGAAAAGCGAATCCCGAAGCGATTCATCAAGAACCAGGTCCCCGATTCCATCCTCCAAGATCCAGCACTCAACGCCGCCATATCCCTCCTACCACCGAACTACAATTTCGAGATCCACAAGTGCGTATGGCGCGTCCGGTCCACTAAGGCGTCGCGCGTGGCCCTCCAGCTCCCCGAGGGCCTCCTCATGTACTCCCTTGTACTCTCGGACATCATCTCCACCTTCGGCGGCGCCGAACACTGCTTCGTCCTCGGCGACGTCACTTACGGCGCTTGCTGCGTCGACGATCTCGCCGCCTCGGCTCTTCAAGCCGACCTCCTCATCCACTACGGCCATAGCTGCTTGGTCCCCGTCCAGTTCACCACTATCCCTTGTCTCTACGTCTTCGTCGATATCTCCATTGACGTCGACCGTCTCGTCCGCACCGTCGAGCTCAGTTTCGACTCGGTTTCCAACATCGTCCTCGCCGGAACGATCCAGTTCGCCTCGGCCATCCGAGCAGCGAAGCCGGAGCTAGAGAATCGtgggtttagggttttgatTCCCCAATCGAAGCCATTGTCGGCCGGCGAAGTTCTGGGTTGCACAGCACCGAAGGTAAACCCGTCGACTTTTGGTGACGGCTATGAAGGAATAGGTAGTGAAACCGTCGTTGTTTTCGTTGCAGATGGAAGATTCCATCTTGAAGCATTCATGATAGCGAATCCAAGGATTAAAGCTTTCCGATACGACCCTTATATCGGAAAGCTCTTCTTGGAGGAATACGATCACAAAGGAATGAGGGAATCGAGGAAGAACGCGATTTTAAAGGCCAAGGAAGCCAACAATTGGGGTGTGATTTTGGGAACCTTGGGAAGACAAGGAAATCCCAGAATTTTGGAAAGGTTGGAGAAGAAGATGGTAGAGAAGGGTTTGAGTTACACTGTGATTCTGATGTCGGAGATTAGTCCGGCGAGGATTGCCTTGTTCGAGGACTCTGTGGATGCTTGGATTCAAATTGCTTGTCCTAGGCTCTCCATTGATTGGGGAGAAGCATTTAGGAAGCCCCTGCTGACTTCCTTCGAGGCCGAGATTGCTTTGGGAGATTTACCCGGTTGGTgggagaagaataagaagaagaattcTAGCTGCTGTACACAGAATGATTCTTCTTGTTGTGGCTGCAATGGTGGAAAACCAAAAGAGGATGTTGTGGGCGATTATCCAATGGATTACTATGCTCAAGATGGAGGGGAATGGAATTCTACTTATATCAACAAGCCATTAAGACATCCGCGGAGGGATTGA